The window TTGTTCATCTATTATAGGCGTTCCATTTTATAACTCGACGCTTAATATGATACCCTTTATTCCCAGATTCAAACTTTTGTTAGAGATACCCGTTTTGAACAATAACGACAGCTTCGTTATTAAGTTTTCCAATAATGGCAAAATGTTGGCTTTGGGAGTTAATACTGATGAAAATGGTGATTATAGGAAAGTTGCCATATATGACGTGGATAATATTCTTAACAATGCTACATTGCGGTGTTATCTATCCGTAGAACAATCTTTACTATTCAAAgcaaacaacaataataatagtaatagttccacaaaaaagtttaatattgttaatttacaattttcttcaaatgaTGATAAATTGGTCACCTGTTCCATATCCGGTGATGTCAACGTTTATGATTTAGCAATTATTCATGATAGTATAGGCGATGACAACAAAAATCAATTTACTAATAATgcttttgaaaatattgattACAATTGCGAAGAAACTACGGCAATACTTTACCCTATCTTAACCTTTGCAGTAAATGATCCATGTGGAATTTCAAGAACAACCAAGCTctcagaaaaaaatgataattataaCCATCTACACAAATATACAAGAAAATCATTGTATataaaatcattaattATAACACATATTTCCAAAAGAAGTTTTAGTTGTGATTGGATTGGCAAAAAAGAACAGAGGTACATTGTTTTAGGCTCTCCTGATAGAGGTATTACGATTATTGATACCCTAACCAAAACTACATGTTCATGTCAGATAGGTTCCACCAAAAATAAGAGTTTCCCCTTTGTTGTGGATGATTTGAAAGTTTTCAAAGATAAATACCTACTTGTTTGCTCAAGAGATGGCAAGGTAAATTCTGTGGTTGAtgttttccaaattataaaagaaccaagaataacaacaaattcTGTTACCACTTCCACTGCTAGTACTAATACCAAAGCACGTTTCTTATTGCTGCACGTACACAGCATAGACATTTTAGGCAAAGTCACCTCTTTGGAATTACCAAAAATTAGTActaatacttttaaaactaaCAGTAATATTGACACTTTGATGTTATTAACTCTTGATGGCAATGAATTACAATTGTGGGATTGGAAAGAAAGTATACTAAGGCAGAAATATTATGGCTCTATCCATGAAAAAGTCATTATAAAAGGTTGTTTCATAGGAACAAAAAATCAGTACATTAGTTGTGGTTCTCAAGATGgcaaaatttatatttggaaTACCAATATGGGGAATTTGGTTGCAGTGTTGAATTCAGAAGACAcatcactattattaaatcaACATGTTTGTAACATGGTTACTGTAAATCCAATAAATCCCAACATTTTTGCATCTTGTGGTGATACTGGGTATGTAAGCATATGGGAAGTGATGTAATGATCCATTCGAACATTAAATTCTCGTTTAAATTgttacatatatatatatatatatatattgttatATACTATTATATATCATAACGAATAATAcatataaaacaacaacaataaaaacgaGGAAGAAGGGGAAGGTGAAGTGAAGTGAAGTGAAATGAAATGAAAtgaaatagaaaatttttgttgttacaAATAACATGTCTAATGCTCAATTTCTTGTGTTAATTCCATAGCttctcttcttcctctATGAACGTCTAGTAATTGAAAGATAGGGATAGCtataattaacaaaaaaaataataaataaaatgagTATCTGATATTATGGGTTTTGTCAGTAATTAATCCAACCAAGGTGGGCCCCACAATACTAGATCCTTTATCTGTTATACTGAATAGACTAAAAAATGTAGATTCCTTCCCAGGAGGTATCATCAAACTGAAAATGGATCTTGATGTGGCATTTAATGCACCTAGAGAAACACCATACCAAACAGCTAATAGATACATTTCTCTTTCAGATTGAAGaccaaatttattaaagtaaAATCCCAAAATACCATATAATGGGATAAAGGAGGCccatataataatataaaccaTAGCAGTGTTTGGAGGTCTCTGTAAATATGCGCTGATAAACTGGGGTATGGAAAACGCACCCACAATGGCAAAAACTAAAGTCAAAATACttacaataacaatactcATCATATCCATGTTCAAGTTTGTTTTAGCAAATAATGTGGCAGTGGAATTAATTGTGGTTATTGAatcagaaataataaaccatccaataagaaaaataacaacatcCTTTAGGAGACTGGCATGTTTAAAGGCTTCAAATAACGATTCCCAACTAAACTCTAGATGTTGACACAAAACTCTaaaagttaattttttacctCTATTAGATTCCTCAGCACGGTAATCCTGTAGCAAATATTTCATTGGAATCTGGAAGAGTAACCACCACACACCAACAATTAGAATGGCATATTGTATAGTCTCTGTggatttttcatttaaaatgTCCTTTCTCTGCTTCGAGCCAATGACAATCATACATATTATTTGGACAACCAAAGCACTCAAATATCCAATACTAGATCCTCTACCACTAACAATTGTTGTCAATTGGTCCCTGGTAAACTTTTGGTCTAAGGAATCGCTTGTTATTGTACCTggtaaatttttgaaatgctcactaacaataataggTAACAAGGAATTTCCAACAACATTAACTACCCCGTAACAACAGTTTGTTAGAATACTTAGAAAAGCTAACATATAAAACTGTGTATTGTCCAAGAAACTTACGAAAATAGTGGAAATTGCACCTAGTATTCCAAATACTAATAGCATTTTAGTTTTGAAAACCACGGTTTTATCGAAAACATCAACTAGCCCCGAAATAGATATTACTAGAACGGTCTGGAATAACACACTTGATGAAAAAGTGTATAACGCAAAACTTGATGTATCGATATAtatagaattattaaacaaacCCAAGACACATTTCTTATCCGTAGATGAAGTGTTGCAATGTTTCGAGTGATCGTTTAATAAAACACCATTTCTTCTGGCAAATGATTCCAATAAAATCGGTACATAGGTGGAAACGACAGATACGATAAAGGGTTCGCTAgaaaatagataaaaataccaaCCTAAAAAATTTCTATTCGTTATAGGGTTTGTAACCAATTGTAAATCATCATGTATTTCTTCGTAAATACGTTTAAACCTGGACAAAAATGACCAAGTTGGTCTGGTAATTGTAAAATTCATTCCTCTTCTGTTTTCACTGTtgtcgttattattaatattagagGATTGTATATTGGGTAAGgttgataatgatgataacaAAGGAGATGAGGCATCTGTTTGTGTACTAAATAAATTAGccatattgttgttgttgttgttgttgttgttgttgttattattattattgttattattattattcaaatacccggaagatgatgaagaggCAAAATGATTACCAAATTTATCTTTTCCATTAGTAGCTTTATCATTGGTGGTATTTGAATCTATAAGATTTTTATTGACACTATAATTACTTAAGGGTGATGAATTCAACCCATTCCTTGGGACCTGGTTGCCTCCTAAAGTAGAATCCTTATAATTATTAGGCAATGATTGATAATTTGACATTCCTACCTACACAGTCTGTTCTTTATGTgtgttttaataatgtcTTTATCTCTATTGGTTAGTTTTTATAAACCTAGTgctaatttattatatagtTTGAGATTGGGTTATTTGTATGGATGGCAATTGGTGAATGAggttttaaaagaagagggaaaagaaaaaaaagtaaaattaaaaaaataaaaaaaaaaaacaataatgataaaacctccctaaatttttaaaatgtgaggtttatatttatttatttttttagggctttgaaaattgttattttgaacaaacaataacaaaaattattattattatatcatAGCCCTAAATCAGGTTAGTAACATTTTCATTACTTGACGATCGAtcatttccttttcttttttaaccaATTAAACTTATTCACtaaaaaccttttttttttttttgtatccCTCAATCAACTACTTATACATGCAATAAAGTAACAGAATATAAAGGAAGAGAGAAAGGAAAGCCTACATccatataaataaatcatgaATAATGATATTCCACCACTTATAAACAAATCATGGTCTACATTTGTCAACTGTTggttaaagaaaaaaccccttcaaaaaaaaatcaatttccCCCAACTACAGAAAACAATGATTATCGATAAATATGTATTACCTAAGCTATcttcaaataatatcagTGTAACAAATGAATTGGTTGGAAATGAAATTAATCAATGGCATATACATAACCCTAACATCACTACTGAAGATAATGTTTCTTCAACCACACCTCTGGTCATGCTACATGGCTATTTGACTAGTAGCATGtgttattacaaaaatatacctGAATTGAGTAAAAGATTTAgagatatttatttactggATTTACCGGGTCATGGGGGGACTCCATTATTACCACATATATCCGATATTCGCTTAAATTATGAAAGACCGCTGCCGCTAAAATACCATTTTATACCAACCAAGGATTCTAATGGTAAAAAACTTGAGTTTGAAATAGATTTCCCAATGGAATACCCCAAATACAGGCATTTGGTAGATACTATTTGTAACACTGTATATGCGGATACTATTGAACAATGGAAATTCGACTCCAAGATAAAGggtaaaattaatttagtGGCCCATTCCTTTGGTGGTTATGTGTCTTTCAAATACTGGTTTAAATATCCTAAAAgtgtaaataaaattgtgtTAGCTTCCCCACTAGGAATGGAGCGTAACATATTTAGTATCAACAATTTATTGCACGGGAAGACCAAATATCCATTAAATTATCGAGACCCGTCATCTaagtattatttaaatcctAATGTCAAAGTTCCCAGGTGGTTGTTCAATAACCAGTATAAAATTTTCGAATATTTGGGACCCTTGGGAGCTAAAATTTTATGGGCCTTCATAAACAAGAGATATTCAAGGCAGGAAGTAGAATTTAGAAATTATCTTTTTGATCAAATGTATTACATGGATTGCAAGAAACAGGAATTAAATCTAAGCGTCCTCAAAGAGCTTTTTACGCCATTTTTAACTGCTATTGATCCGATATTAGATTATAAAATTCCCCATCATAAATTACTGGTTTTATTCGGTGACCATGACTGGATGAACAGAAGTGAGAGTGGAAGGTTTGTAGAAAACTCGTGTATAATACCAAGAGCTGGCCACAATTTGTTTCTGGACAATCCGGAAAAGTTCAATGAAAAAGTAatagaatttttaaataattagaAAAGTTTATAATAGATAacattatataaaaaaccTGACATTAGGCAACTAGAGCACATAAAGCTGCACCTACACCGGAACCATCTTTtgcaataaaaatatgaacTTTACGTTCACCATCTGGACCAATGGGACTTAGACTTAAGGCGTGTCTTAGCATTGATCTATACCCTGGGTAAAATTCAACAACACTACCGTCGCAGCCAATTTCCACCTCGCCATGATATCTCCTATTCAAACATTTAGTTTTGATCAATATAGCAGCAAGGGGAACAGCAGCCAAGTAGGCAGATCTCCTAGAAATGGCCCTAACAATCTTCTGTATACACACTCTTTCTTGCAAATTAGTTGGTAGTCTTAAGCTTTGTAATAAATTCAATTCTGTTTCTCTTAAATCCGTGGAATCATCGATTTCAATGTGACTCAAGACTTCAGTTGATAATTCAAATGGGGTAGACAATCTATGTGGTAAAACTTTGAACTGCTGGAAAAGTAGTTCCTGTTGATGCAAATCAACAAGAATAATTCTTAATATTTCACCTAAAAACATCCCACTGATTCTTTTCTCAAACAAATGGAAACCGGGATTGGgactaattttttgatcCAAGATAATATCATATTTGGTAGTGGGCAATACCTTCAATTCGTTGTCAAAAGACCCCCATTCAGTGTTAATACACATATAACGTTTACCTTGCTTATTAATCAAGTCATCCCTTAACTCAGCAGgtaactttttaatattagcaATCTCCTCCATATAGCAACCGTTGGTCCCGGTGCCAAAAATACAGCCAATAACAGGCTCACTGATTTCACCAACGGTTAAACTATCACTATTGACAGAACGATAACAATGGCTTAAAAACGTCCCTACTGTGTCGTTACAAAGAGCAACAATTTTTACATTGGCCAATTCTagtttatttaattgatcCTGTAATAACTGAACAACATCTTTACCAACAGcatcatttattttaaagcCTTTAGTCCATCTGATTAAAGTACCTGCACTTAAAGAAGTTTGATCAACGGGATAACTAAAAGTAAACcccattttaaaaatttcctTTGCACCATCAGGATGATATTTATTCATGAAGACCTTAATTCTCCTGGCTAAAAACCCAAATAATTCTTCGCTCGTAACAGTGTCATCTTCTAAATACTCAAGGGGAATTTTGGtctttaattgttttaattcaaaAGTATGATCCCCGTTTAAAGTTACAGAACACACTCTAAAGTTGGTGCCACCTAAGTCGCAGGCCATTAGAACACCTTTTTCGGTACCATTGGGTTTATCTAAAACGAATGTTGGAATCATGGGTAGACCCTTGGAACTGGTACTAGTTTGGTGGTCTAAACCGGACTCCATAGATTCGATGAAATATGAGGTTAATTTACATATTTCGTCACTTTCTATAGTTAATTCTTTAACTATCTCTtcggtttttttttgtaattcttCTTGTTTAATCCTATGTAAGCTTTCAAATGACAtgttgtttaattttttttttaatttttttttttttttttttcagttttgtattgttttgtgatttgtttataataataataaaagttgaaagttatatatctatatatatatataagttcGTGTTAAGAATTCAaggataattataaatttatccCTTCCCCCTTGTTTTTAAGTTAAATtgataaacaaaattattttttcttgattATATTCCATCAGTCGTACgtattgttattgctattgaattagtttttccttcttttcattttattttgatttaatttatcttCCACTTTGTTCCTCCtcgttattttttttaagcaaAATTATTGATGGAAATTCCATTGTTGTATAACACGGAAACATGGGATTtgtgctattattattaccaattTATACAATGTGGGGAGGCAGAGGTGATAATACGCacaaagtattttttttttttttacccttttttttttacccttttttttctttcacgTTTTTCTCCCCTGTTCCCGCTACCCcctttttcccttttaaGACACGTTGCTTGAAAAGCGGAgagtaaacaaaaaaacgtGATAATATTACCCGGGTACAAAAGATagaaattataataaattctGGGAGTCTTTCtaccttttctttttttattttcatattttcatattttcatatttcCATTTCATGCTCAGGTCCCAAAAAAACATACTAGTTTCCATTTTCGCAgggcttttcttttcttatcacaaaacaaacaaaaactaTAACCAACTTTTTACTATAAACAAACAgctgtaaaaaaaaaaaaaaaaagaaaaaaactaacAATAGTTtaattctttctttttttttttatcttccCTTCCCCTTGCTTTCTACTCATGTTTAATATTGCTAAAAAATTAGTTAAATCTTTTGAACAAAGTGTTAATGAAACACTATCTTCTGCTGTATCCAATGGTCAAGATTCATATTTTCACAGTATTCCCCAACAGTTGTTACTAGGTAATTACAGTAATGATGGTGAAATACAATACTCTTCATTACATGGATTAAGGGTTTTGTATTGTGATGAAATACAAGTACAATTacaatctttttttgaCTACATTGTAGGACTCAACGATGTCCCATTGCCTTTAACCTTTAATACTCATGGCTTCCCATTTCCGGATTATAATGCTATATTTGAAATCATAAATAGTCAGCTAAAAAATGGTTACAATGTCAAATTTAATGTGTGGAGCGGCAAAGGCGGTGTCTACAGAGATGT is drawn from Saccharomycodes ludwigii strain NBRC 1722 chromosome V, whole genome shotgun sequence and contains these coding sequences:
- the GID7 gene encoding glucose-induced degradation complex subunit GID7 (similar to Saccharomyces cerevisiae YCL039W | GID7 | Glucose Induced Degradation deficient) — translated: MNLISSNTDLDKEQIVKLLISTLDEFGYSQSSSKLRQEAGLSYIEPILAYTNDFFTILKNNDFEKINLLLLSKLPFNGDAEFIRNNVDSLDFKDYEPPDTSKITNANTKFHTWLSILLYDLSYIQSHGNVASNNATFFSVTTTKILDLYIIVQTHFYFCLLLDNDGRDLSLILLRKSLFKYLELVESNSRYNNTSLLTKKFNLLEVLPLSITMDSYNINTSLKKNTHNSNDFSIFADKNFIIQLIKNSFISYDVLPPNGRLLYLLEKGLESSSNSSNNSGDCSSIIGVPFYNSTLNMIPFIPRFKLLLEIPVLNNNDSFVIKFSNNGKMLALGVNTDENGDYRKVAIYDVDNILNNATLRCYLSVEQSLLFKANNNNNSNSSTKKFNIVNLQFSSNDDKLVTCSISGDVNVYDLAIIHDSIGDDNKNQFTNNAFENIDYNCEETTAILYPILTFAVNDPCGISRTTKLSEKNDNYNHLHKYTRKSLYIKSLIITHISKRSFSCDWIGKKEQRYIVLGSPDRGITIIDTLTKTTCSCQIGSTKNKSFPFVVDDLKVFKDKYLLVCSRDGKVNSVVDVFQIIKEPRITTNSVTTSTASTNTKARFLLLHVHSIDILGKVTSLELPKISTNTFKTNSNIDTLMLLTLDGNELQLWDWKESILRQKYYGSIHEKVIIKGCFIGTKNQYISCGSQDGKIYIWNTNMGNLVAVLNSEDTSLLLNQHVCNMVTVNPINPNIFASCGDTGYVSIWEVM
- the ATG22 gene encoding Atg22p (similar to Saccharomyces cerevisiae YCL038C | ATG22 | AuTophaGy related), coding for MSNYQSLPNNYKDSTLGGNQVPRNGLNSSPLSNYSVNKNLIDSNTTNDKATNGKDKFGNHFASSSSSGYLNNNNNNNNNNNNNNNNNNNNMANLFSTQTDASSPLLSSLSTLPNIQSSNINNNDNSENRRGMNFTITRPTWSFLSRFKRIYEEIHDDLQLVTNPITNRNFLGWYFYLFSSEPFIVSVVSTYVPILLESFARRNGVLLNDHSKHCNTSSTDKKCVLGLFNNSIYIDTSSFALYTFSSSVLFQTVLVISISGLVDVFDKTVVFKTKMLLVFGILGAISTIFVSFLDNTQFYMLAFLSILTNCCYGVVNVVGNSLLPIIVSEHFKNLPGTITSDSLDQKFTRDQLTTIVSGRGSSIGYLSALVVQIICMIVIGSKQRKDILNEKSTETIQYAILIVGVWWLLFQIPMKYLLQDYRAEESNRGKKLTFRVLCQHLEFSWESLFEAFKHASLLKDVVIFLIGWFIISDSITTINSTATLFAKTNLNMDMMSIVIVSILTLVFAIVGAFSIPQFISAYLQRPPNTAMVYIIIWASFIPLYGILGFYFNKFGLQSEREMYLLAVWYGVSLGALNATSRSIFSLMIPPGKESTFFSLFSITDKGSSIVGPTLVGLITDKTHNIRYSFYLLFFLLIIAIPIFQLLDVHRGRREAMELTQEIEH
- a CDS encoding uncharacterized protein (similar to Saccharomyces cerevisiae YDR125C | ECM18 | ExtraCellular Mutant (paralog of YLR099C | ICT1)); the protein is MNNDIPPLINKSWSTFVNCWLKKKPLQKKINFPQLQKTMIIDKYVLPKLSSNNISVTNELVGNEINQWHIHNPNITTEDNVSSTTPLVMLHGYLTSSMCYYKNIPELSKRFRDIYLLDLPGHGGTPLLPHISDIRLNYERPLPLKYHFIPTKDSNGKKLEFEIDFPMEYPKYRHLVDTICNTVYADTIEQWKFDSKIKGKINLVAHSFGGYVSFKYWFKYPKSVNKIVLASPLGMERNIFSINNLLHGKTKYPLNYRDPSSKYYLNPNVKVPRWLFNNQYKIFEYLGPLGAKILWAFINKRYSRQEVEFRNYLFDQMYYMDCKKQELNLSVLKELFTPFLTAIDPILDYKIPHHKLLVLFGDHDWMNRSESGRFVENSCIIPRAGHNLFLDNPEKFNEKVIEFLNN
- a CDS encoding uncharacterized protein (similar to Saccharomyces cerevisiae YCL040W | GLK1 | GLucoKinase (paralog of YDR516C | EMI2)), with product MSFESLHRIKQEELQKKTEEIVKELTIESDEICKLTSYFIESMESGLDHQTSTSSKGLPMIPTFVLDKPNGTEKGVLMACDLGGTNFRVCSVTLNGDHTFELKQLKTKIPLEYLEDDTVTSEELFGFLARRIKVFMNKYHPDGAKEIFKMGFTFSYPVDQTSLSAGTLIRWTKGFKINDAVGKDVVQLLQDQLNKLELANVKIVALCNDTVGTFLSHCYRSVNSDSLTVGEISEPVIGCIFGTGTNGCYMEEIANIKKLPAELRDDLINKQGKRYMCINTEWGSFDNELKVLPTTKYDIILDQKISPNPGFHLFEKRISGMFLGEILRIILVDLHQQELLFQQFKVLPHRLSTPFELSTEVLSHIEIDDSTDLRETELNLLQSLRLPTNLQERVCIQKIVRAISRRSAYLAAVPLAAILIKTKCLNRRYHGEVEIGCDGSVVEFYPGYRSMLRHALSLSPIGPDGERKVHIFIAKDGSGVGAALCALVA